Genomic segment of bacterium:
AGAAACGCCCGGTAATACGGAGCGGCGACAATTCCTGTCCCATGCGTTATGATATCGATGAAGGTCCCCCCGTAGGGACCGCCGACGTCTTCCCACACTTGCGCTTTCGTCTGCGCACTTATGACGCAGAGCAAAACTGTGGCTACTATGATTACACGCTTCATGCGATGTCCTTTCGATCTCATGAGTTCCTATACTCAGCATACGAAGGTTCGAAGACAGATGGTAGCGGAAGAGTTTGGAATGATAGAAGTATCGGAAAATGGAATCATACCGTACGCTGTCATCTTTCCATCGTACCGTGTTTCGATTTTTCCATAGTCAGCTCGCCCCCGCGATCCCACGTATCAGGGATTGCTTCCACGGACATAGCAGAAATCCGTGTACACGTCAGGGGAAGCAATCCCAGCTCCAACTGAGTTTGTCATCTGCGATCTGCCATCTGCGATCTGCCATCTGCAATCTGCAATCTGCAATCTGCTAATGCGATGCGACTTTTGTATCTTTGGGATCAGGAACTCTTGAACACGAGGATGTAGATCCATGCTGAGCAATACTGAAATATCACAGGCAATGACGGTGAAACTGCCGGCGCAGCTTCCGCCGAAAAAGGAATTCGCAGAGGGCATCCGTCGCGCGCCGAATCGCGGCCTTGACCTGACACCGAACGAAATCCGCATCGCGCTTCAGAATGCGCTGCGTTACGTCCCTGAGGAACTGCATGAGCAGCTCGCCCCGGAATTTCTCGAGGAACTCCGGACCATGGGACGCATCTATGGATACCGCTTTCGTCCGGAAGGCAATATCAAAGCCAGGGCAGAAAGCGAATACAAAGGCATTCTCCCTGCACGTGCGTTGCAGGTGAACATCGACAACAACCTGGATTTCGATGTCGCGCTGTACCCGTATGAACTCGTGACCTATGGCGAAACCGGACAGGTGTGCCAGAACTGGATGCAGTACCTTCTGATCAAGCAATACCTGGAGATCATGACAGAGAAGCAGACGCTGGTGGTCTCCTCCGGGCATCCGCTCGGACTCTTTCCCTCGAAGCCCGACGCTCCGCGTGTCATTTCGACGAACGGACTGCTCGTGGGACAGTGGGACAATCCGGAACAATTCCGTCGGCTCGCGGCGATGGGTGTGTCCAATTACGGACAGATGACGGCGGGCGGCTGGATGTATATCGGGCCCCAGGGCATTGTGCATGGAACCTTCATCACACTGCTGAACGCGGGCCGTAAGTATCTCGGCATACCGGCCGACGGCGATCTCAAGGGCGTGTATTTCATCTCTTCCGGACTCGGGGGAATGTCTGGCGCGCAGCCCAAGGCGGTGGAAATTGCCGGCGGTATCGGCGTCATCGCCGAAGTGGATGCCAGCCGGATAGAAACCCGTCACAGCCAGGGCTGGGTCAGTCTTGTTTCGGACGATCTCAGTCAGATTGCCGCCTGGATGAAGGAGTACCGCGAAAAAGGTGAAGCGGTATCCATCGCATATCACGGAAATGTCGTTGATCTGCTCGAGTATTTCGACGAACACAGCATCCTTGTCGAACTCATCTCCGACCAGACATCCTGTCACGTCGTCTACGAGGGTGGTTATACTCCTGCAGGCGTCAGCTTTGATGAGGGACGCGCGATCATGAAGTCCGATCCGTCGCGTTTCAAGCAACTCGTCGACGATTCGCTCCGACGCCATTATGCCGTGATCAAAAGGCTCACTGCCGCGGGTTCGTATTTCTGGGATTATGGGAACAGTTTCATGGCCTCGATTTTCGAAGCCGGTGAAAACGAGATCGCCAAAAATGGGCGCGACACCACGGAAGGATTCATCTGGCCTTCGTATGTCGAGGACATCATGGGCCCCATGTGCTTTGACTACGGCTTCGGTCCATTCCGCTGGGTCTGTCTGAGTGGCAAGGACGAAGATCTGCACAAAACAGACCAGGCAGCAATGGCCTGCATCGATCCGGATCGCAGTTCTATGGACCG
This window contains:
- a CDS encoding urocanate hydratase, producing the protein MLSNTEISQAMTVKLPAQLPPKKEFAEGIRRAPNRGLDLTPNEIRIALQNALRYVPEELHEQLAPEFLEELRTMGRIYGYRFRPEGNIKARAESEYKGILPARALQVNIDNNLDFDVALYPYELVTYGETGQVCQNWMQYLLIKQYLEIMTEKQTLVVSSGHPLGLFPSKPDAPRVISTNGLLVGQWDNPEQFRRLAAMGVSNYGQMTAGGWMYIGPQGIVHGTFITLLNAGRKYLGIPADGDLKGVYFISSGLGGMSGAQPKAVEIAGGIGVIAEVDASRIETRHSQGWVSLVSDDLSQIAAWMKEYREKGEAVSIAYHGNVVDLLEYFDEHSILVELISDQTSCHVVYEGGYTPAGVSFDEGRAIMKSDPSRFKQLVDDSLRRHYAVIKRLTAAGSYFWDYGNSFMASIFEAGENEIAKNGRDTTEGFIWPSYVEDIMGPMCFDYGFGPFRWVCLSGKDEDLHKTDQAAMACIDPDRSSMDRDNHHWIATAEKNRLVVGSKARILYSDEEGRVRIALKFNEMIRNGEIGPVILGRDHHDVSGTDSPYRETANIYDGSNVTADMSVQCFAGNVARGMTLVVLSNGGGVGIGRASNGGNGIVLDGSEQMDNIIRSGLSWDVMGGVARRNWARNEEAVETVKTWNEKHGGEGHITIPFRVKDSLLDDLLGEKN